In Pseudobacter ginsenosidimutans, the following are encoded in one genomic region:
- a CDS encoding RNA polymerase sigma-70 factor — MFTGIKAATYIGEYPPHTGPALLLRIIEDDTRSFDQLFMEMYAPVFLLTSRLTGDDESARDIVSDVFLQLWEKRKSLTHVKDVKAYLYVAARNRALNHLRKIRQTEKHEQHVSLETEGEPASDDFLPALFSTEMIRVLHSAIRELPAECKKVMELTIDGQTTNEIAALLSISASAVSHQKKRALRLLREKIPADLLLVLFYLSN; from the coding sequence ATGTTTACAGGGATAAAAGCAGCAACTTATATTGGAGAATATCCCCCTCATACCGGCCCTGCATTGCTTCTTCGCATCATTGAAGATGATACCCGCTCATTTGATCAGCTTTTCATGGAAATGTATGCTCCTGTGTTTCTTCTGACCTCCCGCCTTACGGGGGATGATGAAAGCGCCCGCGATATTGTTTCCGATGTTTTTCTGCAACTCTGGGAAAAACGGAAATCCTTAACACATGTAAAGGATGTAAAAGCTTATCTGTATGTTGCTGCCCGGAACCGGGCGCTCAATCACCTCCGGAAAATAAGGCAGACTGAAAAACATGAACAGCATGTCTCCCTTGAAACAGAAGGTGAGCCTGCATCAGATGATTTTTTACCAGCGCTTTTCAGCACTGAAATGATCAGGGTACTGCATTCAGCCATCAGAGAATTACCTGCTGAATGCAAAAAAGTGATGGAGTTGACCATAGATGGGCAAACTACCAATGAAATTGCTGCACTATTAAGTATTTCCGCTTCCGCAGTGAGCCACCAGAAAAAACGAGCCTTGCGGTTACTGCGCGAAAAAATACCTGCAGACCTTTTACTGGTCCTGTTTTATTTATCCAATTGA
- a CDS encoding MutS-related protein, with protein MNFKIDKQTIEELNLTGKFRSGSVYAIFNKVKTNGGERLLDHMFSHPLEEVDAINQRSSIFRYFGEAAFSFPFDVQQLNQMREHIDSMSSKNQMLVFARTCIHKILAGLTRDERYRKLVQGLQATILVLHKCHQFIQAMRSDSPFTARVDTIREILSDKRIEKLRQVDIYKSLSIQTLSSYEHLLKGELHGQMEDVLNFIYEVDLFIAVSKVAKDRKFNYAEALPPAKNLMSAIDLRHPAIDNAIGNDLRMDGSSNVLFLTGANMAGKSTLMKSIGIACYLAHMGFPVAAKEYRFSVREGLYSSINVADNIGLGYSHFYAEVVRVKQAAEAAASGKRLLLMFDELFKGTNVKDAYDGTLAITESFADYTDCLFVVSTHIIEVGEALRRKDNIRFVFMPTIMEGSVPRYTYQLREGITEDRQGMLIIRNEGILEMMDA; from the coding sequence ATGAATTTCAAAATAGACAAGCAAACGATCGAAGAACTTAACCTCACCGGAAAATTCCGAAGCGGTTCTGTATATGCGATCTTCAATAAAGTGAAGACCAATGGAGGGGAAAGGTTGCTGGACCATATGTTCAGTCATCCGCTGGAAGAAGTAGATGCTATCAATCAACGCAGCAGTATTTTCCGGTATTTTGGCGAAGCCGCATTCTCTTTTCCTTTCGATGTGCAGCAGTTGAACCAGATGCGGGAGCATATCGACAGCATGTCGTCTAAAAATCAGATGCTGGTATTCGCCCGTACCTGCATTCACAAGATACTGGCAGGCCTCACCAGGGATGAACGCTACCGGAAACTGGTGCAGGGATTGCAGGCCACTATCCTGGTTTTGCATAAATGCCACCAGTTTATTCAGGCTATGCGTTCTGATAGCCCGTTTACTGCCAGGGTGGATACCATCCGGGAAATATTATCAGATAAGAGAATAGAAAAACTAAGGCAGGTGGATATCTACAAATCCCTTTCCATTCAAACCCTGTCCTCTTACGAACATCTCCTGAAAGGGGAACTGCATGGCCAGATGGAAGATGTCCTGAACTTTATCTATGAAGTTGACCTGTTCATTGCCGTTAGTAAAGTGGCAAAGGACCGGAAATTCAACTATGCCGAGGCGCTGCCGCCTGCAAAGAATCTGATGTCTGCCATCGACCTTCGTCATCCTGCCATCGATAATGCCATCGGAAATGATTTACGCATGGATGGATCCAGCAATGTACTTTTCCTGACCGGCGCCAATATGGCCGGCAAATCCACCCTGATGAAAAGCATCGGCATCGCTTGTTACCTGGCACATATGGGATTCCCGGTGGCTGCAAAGGAGTACCGGTTCTCCGTGCGGGAAGGATTGTATTCCAGCATCAATGTGGCCGATAATATCGGGCTTGGCTACAGCCATTTCTACGCCGAAGTGGTGCGTGTGAAACAAGCCGCAGAAGCGGCTGCCAGTGGGAAGCGCCTGCTGTTGATGTTCGACGAACTGTTCAAGGGCACCAATGTGAAAGATGCCTATGATGGCACACTGGCCATTACGGAATCATTTGCAGATTATACTGATTGCTTGTTTGTTGTGAGTACCCATATCATTGAAGTGGGAGAGGCGTTGAGAAGAAAAGACAATATCCGTTTTGTATTCATGCCTACTATCATGGAGGGATCGGTGCCCAGATATACGTATCAACTCAGGGAAGGCATCACCGAAGACCGGCAGGGCATGCTGATCATCAGGAATGAAGGTATACTGGAAATGATGGATGCCTGA
- a CDS encoding MutS-related protein has product MYLQTDDQTIEDLRIFGKRDSAGVFDLYNRVHTRGGESLLKKMFRAPLSDQELINARSSIIQHFAAHKTAFPFSASLFDMAEKYMISATETQKQGSDKAVLSEKEIANGVTAVIEMIQLCRDFIETENVKNVPAYRPERESIAMILSDAVFEPVRKENLRTKISYSAVAAYDVLFRVREQQKVNRLMAHIYYLDVLLSIAAIANERNFIFPKALEKGSATLLLEGVYHPELKSPVANDLMLNNNRNFIFLTGANMAGKSTFLRSVSVAMFLAHIGFPVAARKMEFSVMDGIFTTINLPDNLGIGASHFYAEVLRVKQVAAELSKNRSLFVIFDELFRGTNVKDAHEASVAVSLSFAKKKNSMFIISSHIIEAGEELKRLNNIGFLFLPTRMKGPMPEYTYRLEHGITDDRHGMIIIRNEGILEILEKGKKHLPGEHSLASGE; this is encoded by the coding sequence ATGTACTTACAAACCGACGACCAAACGATAGAGGACCTGCGCATTTTTGGAAAACGCGATAGTGCAGGTGTATTCGATCTCTACAACCGGGTACACACGCGTGGAGGGGAATCCTTGCTGAAAAAGATGTTCAGGGCGCCATTGTCTGACCAGGAGCTGATCAATGCCCGTAGCAGCATCATCCAACATTTTGCGGCTCACAAAACGGCTTTCCCTTTCAGCGCTTCCCTGTTCGATATGGCGGAGAAATACATGATCAGTGCAACCGAAACCCAAAAGCAGGGAAGTGATAAAGCGGTGCTCAGTGAAAAAGAGATTGCCAATGGCGTTACTGCCGTAATCGAAATGATACAATTGTGCCGCGATTTCATTGAAACCGAAAACGTAAAAAATGTTCCTGCCTACAGACCGGAAAGGGAAAGTATAGCCATGATCCTTTCCGATGCTGTATTTGAACCTGTACGCAAAGAGAACCTTCGGACAAAGATCTCTTATTCGGCAGTGGCCGCTTATGATGTATTGTTCCGCGTACGTGAACAACAAAAAGTGAACAGGTTGATGGCACATATTTATTATCTGGATGTATTATTGTCCATTGCGGCTATTGCCAACGAAAGGAATTTCATTTTTCCCAAAGCGCTGGAAAAAGGTTCGGCCACTTTGTTGCTGGAAGGCGTATACCATCCCGAGCTCAAATCACCGGTAGCAAATGATCTTATGCTGAACAATAACCGTAATTTCATTTTTCTCACCGGAGCCAATATGGCCGGTAAATCCACTTTCCTGCGTTCTGTGAGTGTGGCGATGTTCCTGGCCCATATCGGATTCCCTGTGGCTGCGAGAAAAATGGAATTTTCTGTAATGGATGGCATCTTCACTACCATCAACCTGCCTGACAACCTGGGCATCGGGGCCAGCCACTTCTATGCGGAAGTGCTGCGGGTGAAGCAGGTGGCTGCCGAGCTCAGCAAGAACAGATCGCTGTTCGTGATCTTCGACGAATTGTTCCGGGGCACCAATGTGAAAGATGCCCATGAAGCATCCGTGGCGGTATCGCTTTCTTTTGCGAAGAAAAAGAATAGTATGTTCATTATTTCTTCCCATATCATCGAGGCCGGTGAAGAACTGAAACGGTTGAACAATATAGGCTTCCTCTTCCTGCCCACGAGGATGAAAGGACCTATGCCCGAGTATACCTACCGGCTGGAGCATGGCATTACAGATGACCGTCATGGTATGATCATCATCCGCAACGAAGGTATATTGGAGATCCTGGAAAAGGGGAAGAAACATTTACCCGGGGAGCACTCGCTCGCCTCTGGCGAGTGA
- a CDS encoding Gldg family protein, with translation MNMINIDYGMLFSAALGFFLLTCAYAAIGAYLSSLTTWQIISALGSFLVIGLLTVIGGLWQQYDFVRDLTYFLFLSGRIEKMLAGLITSKDLIYFLAVISMFLLFTMLKLRGARELKPWYVKAARYAGVVAITLLTGYISSRPALTLYWDTTQQKVNTLHANTQQLIHEMKDEPLEVTLYTNFLGNEREAGMPKNRNAYLSRCWDKYLRFKTNIKFNYEYYYNYDSTVMKTKLYTYVNRGKTLEQIVNKMSQDQEIDISKFQKPAEMAKKIDLKPEHYRLVLQLKYKGRTEFVRTFDDKEIWPNEEGMAAVFKRLLHPEEIPLIQFTTGHYERSYDKGGERGYSIVGSKRSRGALVNRGFDLDTVSLDNRDISPRTSILVLADPKSELSETAREKIRNYIAKGGCMFMLGEPGKQQMMNPVISQLGVQLAEGTIVRANRHEIPTLVFSNAQAAFGGLVNHPEKPVTASISLDAQLVMDAAAAIVPSDTSNFTVTPLFKVSRGAWLKQGIIVTDSANVVFDEKGGDRSKVPSFMLPAHPAEDVYDKNDPHEHEDGHQSDSGFSTIVAFQRDINNKDQRILLAGDADFLSNKRSMQASRWGPHFFSWLDHGDYPLRVGRPAPPDNLLTITGKTARMINIIYVYVLPGAVLLFATILLIRRKRK, from the coding sequence ATGAACATGATCAATATCGATTACGGGATGCTTTTTTCTGCGGCGCTGGGTTTCTTTTTACTGACCTGTGCCTATGCGGCCATCGGAGCTTACCTGAGCAGCCTCACTACCTGGCAGATCATTTCGGCATTAGGCAGTTTTCTGGTGATCGGTTTGCTGACAGTGATCGGAGGCCTCTGGCAACAATATGATTTTGTGAGGGACCTTACTTATTTCCTGTTCCTGTCTGGCCGTATAGAAAAAATGCTGGCCGGATTGATCACCAGCAAGGATCTGATCTATTTCCTCGCCGTGATCAGCATGTTCCTGCTGTTCACCATGCTGAAACTGCGGGGAGCCCGCGAACTGAAGCCATGGTATGTGAAAGCTGCAAGATATGCAGGCGTGGTAGCGATCACGCTGTTGACCGGTTATATCAGTTCAAGACCTGCGCTGACGCTGTATTGGGACACCACCCAACAAAAAGTGAATACCCTTCACGCCAATACACAACAGCTGATCCATGAAATGAAAGATGAACCCCTGGAAGTGACCCTCTATACAAATTTCCTGGGTAATGAAAGAGAGGCAGGCATGCCCAAAAACCGAAACGCCTATCTCTCCAGGTGCTGGGATAAATATCTCCGCTTCAAAACCAATATCAAATTCAATTACGAGTATTATTACAACTACGATAGTACTGTGATGAAAACGAAACTGTACACTTATGTGAACAGGGGCAAAACCCTGGAGCAAATAGTGAATAAGATGTCGCAGGACCAGGAAATAGATATCAGCAAATTTCAGAAGCCTGCAGAGATGGCAAAGAAGATCGATCTGAAGCCGGAACATTACCGGCTCGTACTTCAGTTGAAGTATAAAGGACGGACTGAATTTGTGCGCACTTTTGATGATAAAGAGATCTGGCCAAATGAAGAAGGGATGGCCGCTGTATTCAAAAGATTGCTGCATCCGGAAGAGATACCGCTTATTCAATTTACCACCGGCCATTATGAAAGGAGCTATGATAAGGGCGGTGAAAGAGGCTATTCCATCGTTGGTTCCAAAAGATCGCGCGGCGCATTGGTGAACAGGGGCTTTGATCTGGATACGGTCTCCCTGGACAATAGAGATATTTCTCCCAGGACCTCCATCCTGGTGCTGGCAGATCCCAAATCAGAACTGAGTGAAACAGCCCGTGAAAAAATAAGGAATTATATAGCGAAGGGAGGCTGTATGTTTATGCTCGGAGAGCCTGGTAAACAACAAATGATGAACCCTGTTATCAGTCAGCTTGGGGTTCAACTGGCTGAGGGCACCATCGTGAGGGCAAACAGGCACGAGATCCCTACCCTGGTTTTTTCCAATGCACAAGCTGCATTCGGCGGTTTAGTGAATCATCCCGAAAAACCTGTAACTGCTTCCATAAGCCTGGATGCTCAGTTGGTCATGGATGCTGCTGCCGCCATTGTACCTTCTGATACCAGTAATTTTACAGTAACACCCTTGTTTAAAGTATCCCGGGGTGCATGGTTGAAGCAGGGAATAATAGTAACTGATTCAGCCAATGTGGTGTTTGATGAAAAAGGGGGAGACCGTAGTAAGGTCCCTTCATTCATGCTTCCGGCACATCCAGCAGAAGATGTATATGACAAAAACGATCCTCATGAACATGAAGACGGTCATCAATCTGATAGCGGATTTTCCACCATTGTTGCCTTTCAAAGGGATATCAACAATAAAGATCAGCGCATTCTCCTTGCCGGTGATGCTGATTTTTTGAGCAATAAAAGGTCGATGCAGGCTTCACGGTGGGGTCCTCATTTCTTCAGTTGGCTCGATCACGGAGATTATCCTCTACGGGTAGGAAGACCTGCGCCTCCGGATAACCTGCTGACCATTACTGGTAAAACGGCCAGGATGATCAACATCATCTACGTTTACGTGTTACCGGGAGCCGTTTTGCTTTTTGCCACCATCTTACTGATCAGGAGAAAAAGAAAATAA
- a CDS encoding FecR family protein: MAEREENIPDDIPMVMRMARLAALQKAGQLLSAEEAELQAWLLQDPAHQQWLQQLTEPGKLSAMLSSYEAVNDAARDALQQFHRNNLKDISSIEAPVGRISSFKRWWVAASVLLLVVAGAYWWSTGLLNQPISTDQAKLTKDIAPGREGAVLTLADGRQVVLDSLNNGVVATEHGATVTLSNGELTYEVPLVGKDTSARAFNTMSTPKGRQFKLKLPDGTNVWLNAASSITYPTIFTNSERKVVITGEAYFEVAEDKKKPFIVDIDGRANVEVLGTKFNINAYTNEPVLNTTLLQGSIRMLQGGKAAILKPGQQLQISSAGMKLTDQADIETVMAWRNGLFRFHNDPLDLVLRQLSRWYNIEIQYERGVPDILFSGELKRDLTLSQSLDMLSEMGVHFRMENRTLNITQ; encoded by the coding sequence ATGGCAGAGCGTGAAGAAAATATTCCTGATGATATCCCGATGGTGATGAGAATGGCAAGACTGGCAGCCCTTCAAAAGGCAGGGCAGTTGTTGTCAGCAGAAGAGGCAGAATTGCAGGCCTGGCTGTTGCAGGATCCTGCACACCAGCAATGGTTGCAGCAACTGACTGAACCGGGAAAGCTATCCGCAATGCTCTCTTCCTATGAAGCAGTCAATGATGCTGCAAGGGATGCTTTACAGCAGTTCCACCGGAACAACCTGAAGGATATCTCTTCAATTGAAGCGCCGGTTGGCCGGATCAGTTCTTTTAAACGTTGGTGGGTAGCAGCTTCCGTGTTGTTACTGGTGGTAGCAGGAGCTTACTGGTGGTCAACAGGTTTATTGAACCAACCAATATCAACAGATCAGGCTAAACTCACAAAGGATATTGCACCGGGCCGTGAGGGTGCTGTGCTAACATTGGCCGATGGCAGACAGGTAGTGCTCGATAGTCTGAACAATGGCGTAGTGGCCACTGAACATGGAGCTACTGTAACTCTTTCCAATGGCGAATTGACCTATGAAGTTCCTTTGGTTGGCAAAGATACCAGCGCCCGCGCCTTCAATACAATGTCTACTCCCAAGGGAAGGCAGTTTAAATTGAAATTGCCGGATGGTACAAATGTATGGCTGAATGCGGCTTCCAGCATCACCTATCCAACCATCTTCACTAACAGTGAACGAAAAGTTGTCATTACCGGTGAAGCATATTTTGAGGTAGCAGAAGACAAAAAGAAACCATTTATAGTGGATATAGATGGAAGGGCCAATGTAGAAGTTTTGGGAACGAAGTTCAACATCAATGCATACACGAATGAGCCCGTGCTGAATACAACCTTGCTTCAGGGAAGCATCAGGATGTTGCAAGGCGGAAAAGCTGCTATTCTGAAGCCAGGACAGCAATTGCAGATCAGCAGTGCAGGCATGAAACTGACTGATCAGGCAGATATTGAAACGGTGATGGCCTGGCGAAACGGACTATTCCGTTTCCACAATGATCCACTCGATCTTGTATTGCGGCAGCTGAGCCGTTGGTACAATATAGAAATACAATATGAACGAGGGGTACCCGATATCCTGTTCTCGGGAGAATTAAAAAGAGACCTTACCTTATCCCAGTCGCTCGACATGTTAAGTGAGATGGGCGTCCATTTCAGGATGGAAAACAGAACACTGAACATAACGCAATAA
- a CDS encoding SusC/RagA family TonB-linked outer membrane protein, which produces MSGKKVTLPAAFAEIKKQTNYAVLFNPKILDTAATISINVKDRPLEEFLKDILASQSLRYRIMGTNIIVSKKENNLSGPEEVESDPALVIPGELHGVVFEKGNRPLSGVSVVLKRTGRGTQTDVTGRFTLKGVGVKDTIICSMIGYQTTSIRAVKSEVPMAIVMNIAVNELDEMVVQAYGVTSKRMATGNITKISGEEIRQQPVMNPLLALQGRVPGMVVTPTTGYASSPVKVEIRGRNSLNKNFSGEPLYVVDGIPLSVLDLKGSAANEFGLSKGYAQGGFSTTGGQSVLFGMNPNDIESIEVLKDGDATAIYGSRAANGVILITTKKPKPGKPSFNIGLTQGISDVPRHVKMLNTKEYLAIRRLALKNDGVAPTELNAPDLVLWDTTRYTDWQKELFNTGVNTGINAGFSGGDNRVTYGLSTGYTTNKGRLNRSGKDEALSVRFNLGLRSRNQKLSFNMSAGYTYTYVDAIALSEDMISLPPNAPSILDSKGALNYAEWGGVMGNMYPFSALREPNITRFNNLASNMEINYEILKGLRLMVRAAYSSGMGTSETYRPIASRNPLENPTGEANFGTTKNNTWLIGPQLSFSRFIGKGSLEIMVAGNLENTTTSAVTMMGSGYTNDELLGSISNAVTQRSSDNFAQYKFASLKARVSYNWARKYAITLNGSRDGSSKFAPDRLYGNFGSAGVSWILSEEKWMKQILPSWFNFIKFRTSYGITGSNAVGDYQYLSQWGVAVTGTAALPGYDGVRPYVPRQAVNQQYHWEANKKWDAGVTLSFLKERIGLGVSVYREISDDQLITQSTPSFSGFTTVTANRPGRVENKGLEASLNATLIASKNFTWSIGYGFAYNVNKLLSYPGLDYSPHATAYRIGQSLSTIYLLHYLGIDPLTGDYSFEDHNKDGEIIPIGGFMPGYVKDDSYIAYNPDLEFDGSVSSNIRYKNASLSFILTYSAKKLPNPFLVNAIGGMKNFYMPASELSNYWQKPGDQAQYPRFTNGSLSDIRASDGYYSDGSFLRLQNLFFSYQLPEKLIQKAALTNCSFSVGLNNVFTITRYKGIDPQVLSLSGPPPPRIINASLNVTF; this is translated from the coding sequence TTGAGCGGAAAAAAGGTTACGCTGCCCGCTGCATTTGCCGAGATAAAAAAGCAAACAAATTATGCCGTATTATTCAATCCAAAAATACTGGACACGGCTGCCACTATTTCCATCAATGTAAAGGACCGGCCACTGGAAGAATTTTTGAAAGACATTCTGGCCAGCCAATCGTTACGGTACCGGATTATGGGCACTAATATCATTGTGTCGAAAAAAGAAAATAATCTTTCCGGGCCGGAAGAAGTTGAAAGTGATCCTGCCCTGGTAATACCCGGTGAGCTGCATGGCGTAGTATTTGAAAAAGGCAACCGGCCGCTGTCAGGTGTAAGCGTGGTATTGAAGCGTACAGGCCGGGGAACCCAAACAGATGTAACCGGAAGATTTACCCTGAAAGGAGTAGGGGTGAAAGATACGATCATCTGTTCTATGATCGGTTATCAAACCACTTCAATCCGGGCGGTAAAAAGCGAGGTGCCGATGGCGATAGTGATGAATATTGCCGTGAATGAACTCGATGAAATGGTAGTGCAGGCCTATGGTGTTACCAGTAAACGGATGGCTACCGGGAATATTACCAAAATAAGCGGAGAGGAGATCAGGCAGCAACCAGTGATGAACCCTTTACTGGCATTGCAGGGAAGAGTGCCTGGTATGGTAGTAACTCCTACAACAGGCTATGCAAGTTCTCCGGTAAAAGTAGAGATAAGAGGAAGGAATTCATTGAATAAGAATTTCTCGGGAGAACCATTGTATGTGGTGGATGGTATTCCACTTTCTGTTTTGGATCTGAAGGGATCTGCTGCCAATGAATTTGGTTTATCGAAAGGGTATGCACAGGGCGGATTTTCAACTACGGGAGGACAGAGTGTTTTGTTTGGCATGAACCCCAATGATATTGAAAGTATCGAAGTATTGAAAGATGGTGATGCTACCGCCATCTACGGATCGAGAGCGGCTAATGGCGTGATCCTGATCACCACTAAAAAGCCTAAACCAGGTAAGCCTTCCTTTAATATAGGTTTAACGCAGGGCATCTCAGATGTACCACGGCATGTAAAAATGCTTAACACAAAGGAGTATCTGGCCATCAGACGCCTGGCCCTGAAAAATGATGGGGTTGCTCCAACTGAACTAAACGCACCTGACCTGGTGTTGTGGGATACTACGCGTTATACCGACTGGCAAAAAGAGCTGTTTAATACTGGCGTGAATACCGGTATCAATGCAGGATTTTCAGGCGGGGATAATCGCGTTACTTATGGTTTGAGTACAGGTTATACTACCAATAAAGGGAGGTTGAACAGAAGCGGCAAAGATGAGGCTTTGAGTGTGAGGTTCAACCTGGGACTACGTAGCCGGAATCAGAAACTCTCCTTCAATATGTCTGCAGGGTATACTTATACCTACGTTGATGCTATTGCTCTTTCTGAGGATATGATCAGCCTGCCACCCAATGCACCCTCCATACTCGATAGTAAAGGAGCGCTGAACTATGCGGAATGGGGAGGGGTAATGGGTAACATGTATCCTTTTTCTGCACTTCGAGAGCCCAATATCACCAGGTTCAATAACCTGGCGAGTAATATGGAGATCAATTATGAAATATTGAAGGGACTCAGACTAATGGTTAGGGCAGCTTATTCCAGCGGCATGGGTACGAGTGAGACTTACAGGCCAATAGCATCAAGAAATCCATTGGAGAACCCTACGGGTGAAGCCAATTTTGGAACCACAAAAAACAATACCTGGTTAATTGGCCCGCAATTGAGTTTTAGCCGGTTCATTGGTAAAGGCTCACTGGAAATTATGGTGGCTGGCAATCTCGAGAACACAACTACGAGCGCTGTTACGATGATGGGTTCGGGTTATACCAACGATGAGCTACTTGGTAGTATTTCCAATGCTGTCACTCAAAGAAGCTCTGATAATTTTGCGCAGTATAAATTCGCATCCTTAAAAGCGCGTGTGTCCTACAACTGGGCACGCAAATATGCTATTACACTGAATGGGAGCCGTGATGGATCTTCCAAGTTTGCGCCAGACAGACTGTACGGAAATTTCGGATCTGCTGGCGTATCCTGGATTCTTTCAGAAGAAAAATGGATGAAGCAGATCCTGCCTTCCTGGTTCAATTTCATAAAATTCAGGACCAGCTATGGTATAACAGGAAGCAATGCTGTAGGTGATTACCAATACCTGTCGCAATGGGGTGTGGCGGTGACTGGCACAGCAGCCTTGCCGGGCTATGATGGTGTTCGGCCTTATGTTCCCAGGCAGGCAGTGAACCAGCAGTACCATTGGGAGGCAAATAAGAAATGGGATGCGGGAGTAACGCTGAGTTTTCTGAAAGAAAGAATTGGACTGGGTGTTAGTGTTTACAGGGAAATCTCCGATGATCAGCTGATCACCCAGTCAACCCCCAGCTTCTCAGGGTTTACTACAGTTACTGCCAATCGCCCGGGAAGGGTGGAAAATAAAGGGCTGGAAGCTTCCTTGAATGCAACACTTATCGCCAGCAAAAATTTCACATGGTCTATCGGTTACGGTTTTGCCTATAATGTAAACAAACTACTGTCTTATCCGGGCCTTGATTATTCTCCGCACGCTACTGCATACAGAATTGGCCAATCACTGAGCACCATTTACCTCCTTCATTATCTTGGCATCGATCCGCTCACGGGAGATTATAGTTTTGAGGATCATAATAAGGACGGGGAGATCATCCCGATTGGTGGTTTCATGCCCGGGTATGTAAAGGATGATTCTTATATCGCCTATAACCCGGACCTTGAATTTGACGGGAGTGTATCTTCTAATATCAGATACAAAAATGCTTCCCTGTCATTTATTTTGACCTATAGTGCCAAAAAGCTTCCTAACCCGTTTCTTGTTAATGCGATCGGGGGAATGAAAAATTTTTACATGCCGGCCAGCGAACTCAGCAATTATTGGCAAAAACCCGGCGATCAGGCGCAGTATCCTCGTTTCACCAATGGATCCCTTTCAGATATCCGTGCCTCGGATGGATATTATTCAGATGGTTCTTTCCTTCGCCTCCAAAATCTTTTCTTCTCTTATCAATTACCTGAAAAATTGATTCAGAAAGCAGCGCTGACGAACTGTAGTTTTTCAGTGGGCCTGAATAATGTTTTTACCATTACCAGGTATAAAGGGATAGATCCGCAGGTGTTGAGTTTATCTGGTCCGCCTCCTCCCAGGATCATCAATGCATCTTTAAATGTAACCTTCTAA